In Acidimicrobiia bacterium, the sequence GACGTCGAACTCGTCCTCCAGCGCCATGAGCAGCTCAACGACTCCTAGCGAATCGACCTCGAGGTCTTCTTCGAATCTGGCGTCCGGGTTGATTTTTGCCTCGTCCAGTCCCAGCTCGCTCACGAGTAGTTGCGTGAACTTCGCCTCGATCTCTGCTCTCTCCATGGTTCCTCCTCTAGATCGTCAGGCCACCGTCGACGACGATGACTTGTCCTGTTATGAACCCCGCTTGTTCTCCGGCCAGGTACCCGACCGCGGCTGCCACGTCTTCGGGTCGCCCGAGCCTACCGACTGAGGTCGCCGATACGGCGGCTTCAAGAGCGGCCTCTCCGAGTGACGCCGTCATGTCGGACTCGATGAACCCGGGAGCGACAACGTTGGCGGTAATGCCACGTCCGCCCACCTCTTTGGCGACGGATTTGGTGAAACCGATGATGGCAGCCTTGCTCGCTGCGTAGTTGGCCTGGCCTGGGTTTCCCGCCAATCCGGAGACCGACCCGATGGAAATGATCCGGCCCCATCGATTCTTGAGCATCCCACGCATCGCGGCCTTCGTGCACAGGAACACAGACCGGAGGTTGACCTCCATGACCCGATCCCAGTCGTCGGATCCCATCCTGGCCAGCAGACCGTCGCGGGTGACCCCGGCGTTGTTGACGAGAACCTCGACGGGGCCCATCGCTGCACCGATCTTCTCGAAGAGGTCGGCAACGGCTTCTGTGTTCGAGACATCTGCCTGAACCGCGATCGCCTCTCCCCCTCCGGATCGGATCTCCTCTGCCACCGCCTCCGCCGATTCTCCGCTGGTCGAGTAATTGACCACCACCCGGCAGCCGTCGGCGGCCAGTCCGAGCGCGATGGCCCGGCCGATACCCCGCGACCCTCCGGTAACGAGCGCGACCCTGTTCACTTCGGCTCCAATCCGAAGAAATCGAAGTTCGCCTGCAGTAGCTCCAGTGTGGTCCGATCGGCCGGCGGGAAGTCAACGTCACTGGTGCCGAGAGGTTCGGTGCGCGCTCCCCACCGCAGCACAGCAGCCGCCCAGCTCAAGCCGCCCCCGAATGCGGCAAAGACGATATTCGCTCCTGGACGAATCCTGCCCTGCTCGAGTGCTTCGGTCAGCGCAATCGGAATCGTCGCTGCCGAGGTGTTGCCGTAGTCGCCGATGTTCATGAAAACCCGCTCCGGTGGGAGCTTGAGTTTGCGAGCAGTGGCATCGATGATCCGCTGGTTTGCCTGATGCGGGATGAGAATGTCGACGGCTTCGAAGGCGATTCCCGCTTTCTCAACAACCCGAACTGAGGCGCCTCCCATCATCGTGACTGCCCGCCTGAAGACTTCCGGCCCATCCATGCGAACGCCGACCTCGGAAGGCACGTCGGCCACCCGATCGCCTCTGGTTCCGTAGCCGGGTATGCAGAGGGACTCGGAGGCTTCTCCATCCATACCGAGCTCACTCGACAGCAGCCCTTCGTCACCATCGGTGGGCTCGAGCACTACCGCACCGGCACCATCACCGAAGAGCACCGAAGTGGTCCTGTCTGTGAAATCCATGTAGTAGTGGAGCTTCTCGGCCCCAATCACTAGAACCCGCTTATGTGTTCCTCCGCGGATCATGTTGGCTCCGAAGACGAGCGAGTAGATGAAGCCGGAGCAGGCGGCGTTGAGATCGACGGCTCCTGCGTTCTTTGCGCCGAGCTTCGCCTGCACGTACGCAGCCGCGCTGGGAATGAGCGTATCGGGGCTGCAGGTCGCCACGATGATGAGGTCGACATCGTCCGGCTCGAGTCCTGCCGCCGCCAGCGCACGGTGAGCGGCGATGGTCGCCATGTCAGAGGTCTCCACGTGGCTGATTCGACGTTCCTTGATCCCGGTGCGTGAAGTGATCCACTCATCGGAAGTATCCATGAAGGATTCGAGGTCTTCATTGGAAAGCACTGATGGGGGTAGCGCCTTGCCCCATCCGGTAATTGTGGCGTTTGTCATGGGCCTTCCTCCTCGTCCCCCTCGAGTTTCCCGATCGCTTCTTCGATGCTGATCAGATCGTTCACAACCAGGACGTCGGCGCCGGGAACCGTGCGCCGGGCCATGCCGGCGGTCACATCACCGGGTCCAACGTGTACGAACGTCCGGATCCCCTGTTCGGCGATCCCGTCGAGCGTATCCGAGAACCGTACAGGAGCAACTACTTGACGGGCGAGTAGCTCGGGAATTTCAGCGACCGCCACGGGAGCAGCATCGACGTTCGACCAGACGGGGAACTCCGGCCGTTCCGGCACCACGGTCGCAAGTCCGGCGGCAAGTTCAGCCTGGGCTGAGGCCATGAACGGCGAGTGAAACGCCCCGGCCACCTTGAGGGGCACCACCCGACGCAGTCCGAGTGTCCGGCCTTCATTCTGAAGCCATTCGATATCGGCGGCGCCGCCGGCAACCACCACCTGGCCCGGTGCGTTGAGATTGGCTACCCACAGCCGCCCCCCTGCTTGCCGCCTCGAGGAAGCCACTTCCCCGGCCAGCTCGGCTGTTGCCCCGATGAGGGCCGCCATGGAGGAAGGTTCAGCATCGGCCGCCGACGCCATCGCCGTTCCGCGCAAGGCGACGATCCGCAGGGCGGTGGCGAAGTCGAAGGCTCCGGCTGCAGCAAGGGCCGTATATTCGCCCAGTGAATGCCCGGCGGCGGCGGCGGGCCGGGTTCTGAGCCGGCGGGCCAACTCGTCCCACAGAGCGAAGGCAATCGCAAAAAGGGCAGGCTGGGCGCGCTCGGTCCGGGTCAGTTCCTCCTCGGGTCCGTCGAGGCACATGTCGCGGAGACTCCAGCCGAGAGTTTCATCGGCCTGGTCGATAAGGAGATCGGGTCGAGCATCGAACAGATCGGCACCCATGCCGACGAACTGACTGCCCTGCCCGGGGAAAAGAACCGCGTACGACATTGCGGTTTTCGACTGTAGGCGTGCCGGGAACGTTACGGACGGCGCCGATGGGTAGTTTCTTCAGCCCTAGAGGCTCCCCAACACGTCCAGCACCCGCCCTACGTCTCGCGAATCCACGTCCCGGTGCGTCACGAAGCGGAGCGAGTTCTTTGAGATCGAACCGACCAACACCCCGGCCTCTGCCAGGCGCGTCTGGAGCTCTCCGGCCCCGACCGGCAGGCCCTCGCCGTGGACCACCACCATGTTGGTTTGAACCTGCTCCGGCGAAACCGCTTCCGGGAAACGGGCGCCGACCCCCTCCCCCAGCTGCTGCGCCAGGAGATGATCATCACCAAGCCGGCCGCGCGATTCGAGAGCCAGGGCTGCCGCGGCCGCGATCACGCCCACCTGTCTCATCCCTCCACCCAGGCGCTTCCGGAGGAAGCGGGCTTCGAGGATCACATCGGCTGGACCGCACAGGATGGAGCCGATCGGCGCCCCAAGCCCCTTGCTGAAACAGAACTGAACGGTGTCGGCCTGGGCCGCATACTCATGAGCACCGATCCCGGTCGCCGCCACCGCATTCCAGAGACGCGCCCCATCGAGATGTATCCGCAACCCGGCAGCCCGTGCCACGGCAGAGGTTTCTCTCATCAGGTCGAACGGAACCACCGTTCCGCCCGACCAGTTGTGGGTGTTCTCCCAGGCCAGCATCGCGATCCGGGGAAAGTGGTAGCCGCTCTGTTCGATGGCGGCCGCGACATCAGAG encodes:
- the acpP gene encoding acyl carrier protein yields the protein MERAEIEAKFTQLLVSELGLDEAKINPDARFEEDLEVDSLGVVELLMALEDEFDVTIPDEEAENLATVRQAVELVVAKLAG
- the fabG gene encoding 3-oxoacyl-[acyl-carrier-protein] reductase — translated: MNRVALVTGGSRGIGRAIALGLAADGCRVVVNYSTSGESAEAVAEEIRSGGGEAIAVQADVSNTEAVADLFEKIGAAMGPVEVLVNNAGVTRDGLLARMGSDDWDRVMEVNLRSVFLCTKAAMRGMLKNRWGRIISIGSVSGLAGNPGQANYAASKAAIIGFTKSVAKEVGGRGITANVVAPGFIESDMTASLGEAALEAAVSATSVGRLGRPEDVAAAVGYLAGEQAGFITGQVIVVDGGLTI
- a CDS encoding ketoacyl-ACP synthase III; this translates as MTNATITGWGKALPPSVLSNEDLESFMDTSDEWITSRTGIKERRISHVETSDMATIAAHRALAAAGLEPDDVDLIIVATCSPDTLIPSAAAYVQAKLGAKNAGAVDLNAACSGFIYSLVFGANMIRGGTHKRVLVIGAEKLHYYMDFTDRTTSVLFGDGAGAVVLEPTDGDEGLLSSELGMDGEASESLCIPGYGTRGDRVADVPSEVGVRMDGPEVFRRAVTMMGGASVRVVEKAGIAFEAVDILIPHQANQRIIDATARKLKLPPERVFMNIGDYGNTSAATIPIALTEALEQGRIRPGANIVFAAFGGGLSWAAAVLRWGARTEPLGTSDVDFPPADRTTLELLQANFDFFGLEPK
- the fabD gene encoding ACP S-malonyltransferase; this translates as MSYAVLFPGQGSQFVGMGADLFDARPDLLIDQADETLGWSLRDMCLDGPEEELTRTERAQPALFAIAFALWDELARRLRTRPAAAAGHSLGEYTALAAAGAFDFATALRIVALRGTAMASAADAEPSSMAALIGATAELAGEVASSRRQAGGRLWVANLNAPGQVVVAGGAADIEWLQNEGRTLGLRRVVPLKVAGAFHSPFMASAQAELAAGLATVVPERPEFPVWSNVDAAPVAVAEIPELLARQVVAPVRFSDTLDGIAEQGIRTFVHVGPGDVTAGMARRTVPGADVLVVNDLISIEEAIGKLEGDEEEGP
- a CDS encoding GntG family PLP-dependent aldolase; translated protein: MAFPDGIADFRSDTVTRPTAAMRQAMAAADVGDDVYGEDPTGNALEEEAAALVGKDAAVFVPSGSMGNLLGLVTQARPGDEVLCVETAHVRNYEMGAAAAIGGLQFRTVANGSGEIKPSDVAAAIEQSGYHFPRIAMLAWENTHNWSGGTVVPFDLMRETSAVARAAGLRIHLDGARLWNAVAATGIGAHEYAAQADTVQFCFSKGLGAPIGSILCGPADVILEARFLRKRLGGGMRQVGVIAAAAALALESRGRLGDDHLLAQQLGEGVGARFPEAVSPEQVQTNMVVVHGEGLPVGAGELQTRLAEAGVLVGSISKNSLRFVTHRDVDSRDVGRVLDVLGSL